The Solanum pennellii chromosome 7, SPENNV200 DNA segment ATAACATATCCCCTATAAATGGtggaataaataattcaaagacTACTAATACCTCCAACCACATGCAAGGACAAAATAATCCTGCATTTTATCCCGGAATTGTTATACCTTATACCTCGCACCAAACGAATCCTATTTGGGGAGCAAAGTCAATAGTGAACAAGTAAACATGGAACTCAGAACAACACAACAGAGAATAGAACCAAAAATTCAAATCATAGAAAAGATAAAATCTTTTGTGAAAAAAGCATGTCATAAGTTATGACTAGAACAGCTCAAAAGATGAATGCATAGTAAGGGTCAATTAGGCCAAAGATTATACCTTTACAGCAGCAGCAGGGGCATTTTCTTGAggatcctgaatatacttcttCATGCGACCCATAAATTCCTTATTCCATATAAAATCATCAGAGGTGAGAGGATCCACATCCTCACCCCAGTACTTCCTAAGCTTAGTAGTGGAAGTGGGTGGGTCAGCAGCATAGTCCCCATTAGCAGCCACCCCACTAGACAATTTCACAGATTTCTGCTTGGATTGTGTTGGAATTGACAATGGGGTTGGGTTATTTGAAGAATCTTGAGATATGGGTGTGGCTGTAGAGGTAATTGGAAGGTAGCAGTAGCTTAGAACTCCCATTTTTGTTCAATTTGGAGTGATGGGGTTGTGTTTTTTTGATCTTATAGACAAGGGAAAATAAATATCTTAGTGCCAATTGGTAGTAAATGATAAGGGTGGACACTTCCTTTTTATTGTTTGGCTATGAAAAAGTTTGATTGGATATTTCTGAAGAAGTTTGTATAAAATGTACTCGGTTCGAATACTAcggcatatatatatttttgatagaGAGCGTTTTTTTCTAGAATGAGTCTTATACGAGTGAATTTAGAATTGTCAGGTTCTAATCAGATATCGAGCTCAGGatgtgaaacaaaaaaaatgaataaagatATGTTATACACTTTGTTTTCAGGTAATAAGAGAGATAgagatttaatttattagattTACAAAAGAGCAATAATTAGCAAATGATTTTTGGATAGAATTTAGACACCATTGTAAAATGATTAtcttttcattcattcaaatttGTTTAAACTCTCTTTTACAAAACTAACATTAATGTTTGTCTTTGAGTTGAAGAtgatcaaaatataatatataaattgaaaatgtggaaagaaaatattttacatcatgaagttttatatattagttgatgttaaaaagaaaataatcatattaaaatattattttgttaatgttCGAAGATGATGTAATGATATTCATTTTGTTAATTTCCTTCTTCGTAACATACACAATATTTGACACCTAAGTACATGAGGAGCACtgtaaattattttccttatgtATGATTTGTTgcctaaaacaaaaatatttacaagGAATTTGCGtaacaattaaatttatgaaaGGGAAGAATCAAGTCCCCCAATGGATAGTAGAAATTTCAATGGATATGTCTTTTAATATGTTCTTCAAATCGAATTTTGCCCTAACGTTTGATCCACAAATGATAGCGTGTGATGCATATGCACCAATTAACTTTAGATATATTTCATTGTGTATTCTGCAACATAAAAGCTAATTTCATACACCAGTTAAAAATCAATTGTCAAATTTTGACCTAACAATGGATCCACAAAGGGTAGGGTGTGATGCATATGCACCCGTTAACTTTAGATATATTTCATTGTGTATTCTACAACACAAAAGTTGATTTGATACACGAGTTCAAAATCGATTATCTTTAGCCTTGTGCACGTGAAAAATGAGGTTCAAGACCATCAAACCATATAGACTATTGTAAATTGTACatattttacttgtttaatttataaCTATCCAAATACATTGAAGTTTAGACATAtctaacaatattttaaaacgAAGCAATACCAGCTTTTGACTAACATACATCCCTCTTCAATGGTGTCCATCTTCTTCAAATCTTAGATTCGTCGTACCCATACTAACatatgtatataatagcaaaaaCTACAGTCATGAGAATTCCAACAACAGGGTTTACCCCATTACCCTATGATCATATAAAGTACAAactatatataaacacaaaattCGTCTAGattcaacaataataacatattcagtaaaatttcataaaagaatAGAGTGTATGCGGACTCGACCCGACCTATTTTCAATAAACTCTCGACTTAATTAAGCTAAATCAAAGCAACAATAAAACGAAAAAAGAAATAGTGAAGAGAGGAACATGACAACTAATTAgcaaatttaaaatctattttgaacAAACCCATTTCCCATCAATCCAATCTTGATGAACTCTCAAATCACTTATAAAATACCCACATTCATCTCCACTACAttcaaaatacacaaaataCCTACTCCCAATTTTACCAGTAATTCTTCCAACCCACCATCCATCATTACCAAACGCATCAACTTGATCATTCAAATTAAATCTACTCACCGGAATCTCCGGCGGAACTGGCCGGAGTTCTGAGTGGGTAACAAACTCCGTCAGGGGATCCGATTGATCATCTTTCAATAGGGTTTTATACTGCACGATGTAATCTTTTTTGAGAGGTTGACACACAACAATTGCTTCATAATAAGAACCCAGAAATCCATCTTCTTTGCTTACAACTTCAACAAGATCTCCCCTGCTAAACCCCATCttcaaaaaaatgataaagaagaaaacaagaaaagatATTATTGTTGCATGATTGTAGGGAGattggttttttaaaaaaattgaattattttgtatttattgatgatttggGCATTTAAGTAGAATAATACTATCGAAAAGAGTCATATTTGGTCTTGTATTATGAGAAAATAGGGTTATATTTGTCCTTCATTATACtttcatttttgttatatttatcCATGTCATCTAACTTTACACACATTTATCCTTGCATGGTTAGGTCTTAGTATCCTGCATGGCACCTATGTGGCATGCCTATACGtgtatataaatttaagtaaaaaggataaatatatttCGAATTATCGTAAAAATAATATGCAGATACCATTTCTcgtacttttgggacattgatGTCCCTGCTGTCTAAAAACTAGAGCATAATATGTCCTTTACTCTAACGAAATACTAAATAGGAACATGTGGCCAATTTGATCCGTCAATCGATATCTAACAAACATCGGTCAGTGAATATGATTATGACA contains these protein-coding regions:
- the LOC107025660 gene encoding DUF724 domain-containing protein 2-like codes for the protein MGFSRGDLVEVVSKEDGFLGSYYEAIVVCQPLKKDYIVQYKTLLKDDQSDPLTEFVTHSELRPVPPEIPVSRFNLNDQVDAFGNDGWWVGRITGKIGSRYFVYFECSGDECGYFISDLRVHQDWIDGKWVCSK